The Mycolicibacterium hassiacum DSM 44199 genome includes a window with the following:
- a CDS encoding WXG100 family type VII secretion target, translating into MSLEVVTSELRSASTTLADAAQRLQNVLSEVHLTVGNLLGSGWKGGAASAYSEQWDNWHSGAGQVIQGLWSMSESLKAAAESYTRTDEHAAGAVSASFQPGAGGPTGPAAAPGSSLPAMSAAQTSPAPAGTTAGGAETLAAAMGLGTSAAQLGGQAVGAAAQGAAQLAGGLAQAGLGIAQGVAGIAQGAQSGSRGTPSPEGPPSPDGEQPSVPTGEGAPAPDEHERTGAAELDPVRDEHAEPFGNETIDPPAGDHDDSAHAEEPDAHNEPEVSDSGATGSWSGPSAPVESIVRSETTDPAEVRSHLRRFSDVG; encoded by the coding sequence ATGTCACTGGAAGTTGTTACCTCAGAACTGCGCTCGGCGTCGACCACACTTGCCGACGCCGCTCAGCGCCTGCAGAACGTGCTGTCCGAGGTACACCTCACGGTTGGGAATCTGCTCGGGTCCGGCTGGAAAGGCGGTGCGGCGTCTGCGTATTCGGAGCAGTGGGACAACTGGCACAGCGGGGCCGGTCAGGTCATCCAGGGCCTGTGGTCGATGTCGGAGTCGCTGAAGGCGGCGGCCGAAAGCTACACCCGCACCGATGAGCACGCAGCAGGGGCCGTTTCCGCATCATTCCAGCCCGGCGCCGGTGGACCCACCGGGCCGGCGGCGGCACCGGGGTCCTCGCTACCGGCCATGTCGGCAGCGCAGACATCGCCCGCGCCGGCAGGCACCACCGCAGGCGGTGCCGAGACCTTGGCGGCAGCGATGGGTCTCGGCACCTCCGCGGCGCAACTCGGCGGTCAGGCGGTCGGCGCTGCCGCTCAGGGTGCGGCCCAGTTGGCTGGCGGGCTGGCCCAGGCCGGGCTGGGGATTGCGCAGGGCGTGGCCGGCATCGCCCAAGGCGCCCAGTCCGGTTCGCGCGGAACGCCATCCCCGGAAGGCCCACCATCACCAGATGGTGAGCAGCCATCGGTACCCACGGGAGAAGGCGCACCCGCCCCGGACGAGCATGAGCGAACCGGCGCTGCAGAGCTCGACCCAGTGCGTGATGAGCATGCCGAGCCATTCGGCAACGAGACCATCGATCCCCCGGCCGGTGATCACGACGACTCAGCACACGCTGAGGAACCGGATGCGCACAACGAACCGGAAGTTTCCGATTCGGGTGCTACCGGAAGTTGGTCCGGTCCGTCAGCTCCGGTGGAGTCGATTGTGAGGTCGGAGACAACGGACCCGGCTGAAGTCCGCTCGCATCTGAGGAGGTTCAGCGATGTCGGCTAG
- a CDS encoding WXG100-like domain-containing protein, which produces MASVGKQLDKLMDALRAVLSSGLASGVDLPGINMAFAYGNGAQEFSNGLAVAANALKAAGIKLQATGHNYANADTISTIGGAAPTGSADTDFDKTDPAEAKRFPNSSIVPPPAAWYVVEHLIPIVNPLGAPGASWPSGNPSMLRLTAWQWRNLANGFQPLSDRLRRGKTAVSTQKIPESSRIADMYDDLADGLAALAGLANEIATKIESFAQQVQETQDAIRRLLDRLSPGGLLDTIKGIFTGDADDTLIQVARDIRTVLENQQRQVKAIVEALGHLTTEIGDAASRFQNWADKNLRELLGDQVGGVISGALTFYIDFRVGELTGLINSVAGTIALADVDTWIAMGETTLGIIQDPSTLDDFLITVGKEFIAWDELTGDHPGRGVGEAAFNIASLFTPGGGATKGGIVAKGVNQFRKAFGKLDLPSFKGPSFGSNFDGSLSINGSKVPDVPEVKPGLPESVITPGPFNRIDTPGHPVDAGVPSRPIDPPGSSSRPPVTGTAHPPGGRGRPASPATSTPRRTLRYRAAHQHTSSTRTQHHRCAPTGAAGCRATRAHQHPTRLHPTRRPHATPARTPNNTTHNPLRRAAHTGRYRSASSNPRTCLGEPARGRTRTRAPHWRRRRLRPLRHRSQQQPPTGSRPNTPPDRPNTHPHRTPPHQRRRTPSRPQPQRRTHRSIRTPHTTPRPPTNPSPPRQRWHLRSPARATTHPPHPTPQGQPTALSTHTPLPARHPAPTPHAHTTRTAPHPANPPHRPHPSSRFMSKRPQATHLGHRQSTTTESVPPIPSGRTTPPHATQPLTVTRTSPPATDPATTTAVVERRTTARAALIARWTAPPAPQDPNRNQANGFLM; this is translated from the coding sequence ATGGCCTCGGTCGGTAAGCAGCTCGATAAGCTCATGGATGCGCTGCGGGCGGTGCTGTCGAGCGGGTTGGCGTCGGGAGTTGACCTCCCCGGTATCAACATGGCGTTCGCGTACGGGAACGGCGCGCAAGAATTCTCGAACGGGCTGGCCGTCGCCGCTAACGCTCTCAAGGCCGCAGGTATCAAACTGCAGGCGACCGGCCACAACTACGCCAACGCCGATACGATCTCAACCATCGGTGGCGCAGCACCGACAGGCAGCGCGGACACCGACTTCGACAAAACCGATCCCGCGGAGGCCAAGCGCTTCCCCAACAGCAGCATCGTGCCGCCGCCGGCCGCCTGGTACGTCGTCGAACACCTGATCCCCATCGTCAATCCACTCGGTGCCCCTGGCGCATCTTGGCCGTCAGGAAATCCGTCGATGTTGCGGTTGACCGCGTGGCAGTGGCGCAACCTGGCGAACGGCTTCCAGCCACTGTCCGATCGGCTACGCCGCGGCAAGACCGCGGTGTCGACGCAGAAGATTCCCGAGTCGTCGCGGATCGCCGACATGTATGACGACCTGGCCGACGGCCTCGCCGCGTTGGCCGGCCTCGCCAACGAGATCGCCACCAAGATCGAGAGCTTCGCCCAGCAGGTACAGGAGACTCAGGACGCGATCCGGCGCCTGCTTGACCGGTTGTCGCCCGGCGGGTTACTCGACACGATCAAAGGCATCTTCACCGGCGATGCGGACGACACCCTCATACAAGTCGCCCGCGATATCCGCACCGTGCTGGAGAACCAACAACGCCAGGTCAAAGCCATCGTTGAAGCACTCGGCCACCTGACGACCGAGATCGGCGACGCCGCATCACGGTTCCAGAATTGGGCCGACAAGAACCTGCGGGAACTTCTCGGCGACCAGGTAGGCGGCGTGATATCGGGAGCCCTGACTTTCTACATCGACTTCCGGGTAGGCGAGCTCACCGGGCTTATCAACTCCGTGGCCGGAACGATCGCGCTCGCCGACGTCGACACCTGGATCGCCATGGGCGAAACCACCCTGGGTATCATCCAAGACCCCTCGACCCTGGACGACTTCCTCATCACCGTGGGCAAAGAGTTCATCGCCTGGGATGAACTCACCGGAGACCACCCGGGCCGCGGTGTCGGCGAAGCGGCCTTCAACATCGCGAGTCTGTTCACGCCCGGCGGGGGCGCCACCAAGGGCGGCATTGTGGCCAAGGGTGTCAACCAGTTCCGCAAGGCGTTCGGCAAGCTCGACTTGCCCTCATTCAAGGGTCCATCGTTCGGCAGCAATTTCGACGGGAGCCTGTCGATCAACGGGTCGAAAGTCCCCGATGTGCCGGAGGTCAAGCCGGGCCTCCCCGAATCGGTCATCACGCCCGGTCCCTTCAACCGCATCGACACCCCCGGCCACCCCGTCGACGCCGGAGTCCCCTCACGCCCGATCGATCCACCGGGCTCCTCGTCACGTCCGCCGGTCACTGGTACGGCTCACCCACCGGGGGGGCGGGGACGGCCCGCCTCCCCCGCCACCTCAACGCCCCGTCGGACCCTCCGATACCGGGCCGCACATCAACACACCTCCAGCACACGCACCCAACACCACCGTTGCGCACCAACCGGTGCCGCCGGTTGCCGAGCCACCCGCGCACACCAACACCCAACCCGGCTACACCCCACCCGCCGACCACACGCCACCCCAGCACGCACCCCAAACAACACCACCCACAACCCATTACGACGCGCCGCACACACCGGTCGATACCGGAGCGCATCATCAAACCCACGAACCTGCCTCGGCGAACCCGCCCGCGGCCGCACACGCACCCGAGCACCACACTGGCGGCGCAGGCGTCTCCGACCACTCCGCCACCGGTCACAGCAGCAGCCACCAACCGGTAGCCGACCAAACACACCACCGGATCGACCAAACACACACCCCCACCGAACACCACCGCACCAACGGCGTCGAACACCCAGTCGCCCACAACCACAACGCCGCACACACCGGTCGATACGCACACCCCACACCACGCCGCGGCCGCCCACCAACCCCAGCCCGCCACGGCAGCGATGGCACCTGCGGTCACCGGCGCGGGCCACTACACACCCACCACACCCCACACCCCAGGGCCAACCCACAGCGCTGTCGACGCACACCCCCCTGCCGGCAAGACACCCAGCGCCGACACCCCACGCGCACACAACCCGAACGGCGCCGCACCCGGCCAACCCACCGCACCGGCCGCACCCGTCAAGCCGGTTCATGAGCAAACGCCCTCAAGCAACGCACCTGGGCCACAGACAGTCAACGACGACCGAATCGGTCCCCCCGATTCCCAGCGGCCGAACAACCCCACCGCACGCGACACAACCTCTCACGGTGACGAGAACATCACCGCCCGCGACGGATCCGGCAACAACGACGGCGGTAGTGGAGCGGCGAACGACGGCCAGGGCCGCACTCATAGCCCGGTGGACGGCACCACCCGCACCACAAGATCCAAACCGAAATCAAGCGAATGGATTTTTGATGTGA
- a CDS encoding WXG100 family type VII secretion target, whose amino-acid sequence MVDFSQMKIAIERMTGFQREVERCLEDIDRAMVSLRQTWHGTASDAQAQAQSRWREGAEQMREALSQLNGIAQTARSNYADAVTKNSEMWGV is encoded by the coding sequence GTGGTCGATTTCAGCCAGATGAAGATCGCCATTGAGCGCATGACCGGTTTTCAGCGCGAGGTCGAAAGGTGTTTGGAGGATATCGATCGGGCGATGGTGTCGTTGCGGCAGACCTGGCACGGTACGGCATCCGATGCTCAGGCCCAGGCGCAGTCTCGGTGGCGCGAGGGGGCCGAGCAGATGCGTGAGGCGCTGTCGCAGTTGAACGGAATCGCCCAGACCGCGCGATCGAACTACGCCGACGCGGTGACCAAGAACTCCGAGATGTGGGGTGTCTAG